A window of the Bufo gargarizans isolate SCDJY-AF-19 chromosome 1, ASM1485885v1, whole genome shotgun sequence genome harbors these coding sequences:
- the LOC122934080 gene encoding probable N-acetyltransferase CML1, producing MSSYKVRLYKESDHRTVHEIFTSGCHEHISPAFYNALKQPHNSLLLLVGLVLPLVTNGSILFSILVGVILLLMLWLPGREFFLYHLRHGLAGDLKNISKHYLEREGYCFWVVELQGEAVGMVAAIPYITPQERSVELKRMFVSRAHRGKGLAKLLCSTVIDFARRSGRHAVILTTTAIQVDARRLYEKMGFKSADLAPYNPVLNLVGMPWVGYRYDIPSSR from the coding sequence ATGTCCTCTTACAAAGTGCGTTTGTACAAGGAATCTGACCATCGTACGGTCCATGAGATCTTCACATCCGGTTGTCATGAACACATCTCTCCAGCTTTCTACAACGCCTTAAAGCAACCTCACAACTCACTTCTACTCTTGGTGGGACTCGTTCTTCCACTGGTCACTAATGGATCCATCCTGTTCTCCATCTTGGTTGGGGTCATTCTGTTGCTCATGTTATGGCTCCCCGGTAGAGAGTTTTTCCTTTATCATCTTAGGCATGGTCTGGCCGGAGATTTGAAGAACATTAGTAAACATTATCTAGAGAGGGAAGGTTATTGCTTCTGGGTGGTGGAGCTACAAGGAGAAGCTGTGGGCATGGTGGCCGCTATCCCATACATTACCCCTCAGGAGAGGAGCGTGGAGCTGAAGAGGATGTTCGTTTCTCGTGCCCACAGAGGCAAAGGGCTCGCCAAATTATTATGCAGTACAGTGATTGACTTTGCACGGAGGAGTGGGCGTCATGCGGTGATCCTAACCACCACGGCCATACAGGTTGACGCCAGGCGACTCTATGAGAAGATGGGCTTCAAGAGTGCAGACCTAGCTCCATACAACCCAGTACTAAACCTCGTCGGCATGCCTTGGGTTGGTTACAGATATGATATCCCCTCCAGTAGATGA